The Mixophyes fleayi isolate aMixFle1 chromosome 1, aMixFle1.hap1, whole genome shotgun sequence genome includes a region encoding these proteins:
- the LOC142108811 gene encoding uncharacterized protein LOC142108811, translating into MPREIVEGINVQDTDSPSFAQGVDSPGPQLSPIPTATPPPSVRDSATEEQAGPSSYQAPQVESLQMSPEPDEQTIITLETVDAPVSGFQDVAPGPAEAPAHQQPAPQSMDPAREMAQSIGAFQQQQSVFMESQTHNISQIAAQLRRIHRTNSQIPAAINRLANAWEQSNLQMAQMTGAVEALNSSVREGNANLTRLAGQLQQELIARLPAPFSSATTSTASTPSRSAQSTPPRRGARTRGGPGRGQSGAKHSDMQAKRRR; encoded by the exons atgccccgtgaaatagtggagggaattaatgtgcaagacacagattcgccctcgtttgcccaaggagttg attcacctggaccacagttgagtcccattcctacagctacacctccaccttcagtcagagattcggccacagaagagcaagcag ggccctcttcataccaggcacctcaggtggagtccctccaaatgtcccctgagccagatgagcaaaccataatcaccctggaaacagtggatgcccctgtgtctggtttccaggatgttgcacctggccctgctgaagccccagcacaccagcagccggcacctcagagtatggacccagcccgtgaaatggcgcagtctattggtgctttccagcagcagcaatcagtcttcatggagagccaaactcacaacatttcccaaattgcggcccagttgaggcggatacaccgcacaaatagccaaattcctgctgcaatcaatcgtctggctaatgcctgggagcaatccaatctgcagatggcccaaatgactggggctgtggaggcattaaattcctccgttcgcgaggggaatgcgaacctgacccggctggcaggccaactgcagcaagaactcattgcccgcttgcctgcacccttttcctcggccaccacaagtaccgctagtacgccaagcagatcggcacagagtactcctccaaggagaggtgctcgcaccaggggtgggccagggagaggacagagtggggcaaaacatagcgatatgcaagcaaaaaggcgtcgctag